Sequence from the Argentina anserina chromosome 7, drPotAnse1.1, whole genome shotgun sequence genome:
ACGCGGTCCACGCATACATAACTTATGTAGGAACTTATTATGCGCCGATAAACGCACGAATTAGgtaaacaaaataataaacaaaccAAATAACAAGACAAATACCTAGGGTCAGGCCCAAGAATAGAACCGAAACCCAACTCTTATTCAAGGGAACAGAGAGATTGGAGGCCACCGACCCTGTCTGGTCCATCACCACTGTAATCACTGTCGGGACCCGCATTGCGCTGCCACCACCACTCCATGATTGCCGGAACACCACCATCTTCGTCGTACCAAAGATGTCATGCCGACGATGGCTTGGATCCGTGTTCAACAATGAAGCCATAACCCAGGTTGAACCAGCCTGATCTGCCCCAAAAATGCCGCAGTAGATTCGCAAACAAACCACTGCCACACCCACTTCCCGTCGGCCAAGACAGCGAGCAATCTCCCAAACCACGACCACCGACCCGATCTCCCTTTCCCTCACAATTTCCACTACCGCGACCCAATCTCGACTACAGAGATGGGAACACCGCGACCACCAGGGGTCGACTGCTTTAATTCTTTCATTAGTATGCTTAATATAAGCAAAAGGCTTCACAAATCCTCCATTTCTGAGACTATAATTGTCATGACCCCGAAATTTTAAGTGTTAAACTCAAAAattgaagacatgaaaaattctaaaacaatctcaataaatcgaaatcatcttatagtcacagcgtatcgtaattgagttcatagtacatctcagtcgatttgattataacaaaaccaatttataattcaagcattacatcaaatagaaatgtaaaatcctatcaatcctcaccacaaaatagaaataaagaaacttcaaaatcttcagagtagtcctccaattctgctaatccacacctgcataaatatcccctacaccatcgaataggtgcaccgaaattgtaaacacaaacccggtaagctttgcagctcgtatgagtaaaacaatagtataacacgcatagtaatacaagagaaaaatactgaaaacatttaattataaatgcactcatgagtcacatgACGGCCTATCtggatgtccaataatatctgaaaatataagtgctcatgagaaattgagcaacccatttgtttacccgaatacatttataatatgggtactcatgagactcaggtactcatctgttacccctcatgcagtacgttgtcggacattgggcaacccatatgttacccaatatccaaaaatatgggtactcataagcaggtaacacatctgttacccctcatgcagtacaccggcaaacaaactagagctctaactgaattgtaactgtcacccggccaaggctaggttccaatatgccaacacgtccgaagacaggtccgaagacataaaaacgttttaacatgaccacgtacaatacaatcctcacatgttattgtacaaaaatcaagctactcatgctcaaatacataaatattagtggtataaataaactcatttggaaatatgaatatgacagtatataatatagcaactcatagaTATGTATCGTTTTTAccattatacacatacacaacccactatatcatatacatattataGTTCGGTCTTTTAACATAAAGCGTGATTATgaatcaccgccaagggtagactcgtcgtagtgaggtttactcaccttattttcctgagcgtaatttccacaataccgaaagcaaatccttcacttgttttgtcAATCACCTAGTTGTATAAAAAGTGGTTAGAAAAGTTacataaaacctcaaatgccgaatcaGTACTACTGTTTACTGATCAGCAAGTTACGGTGTTTACGTAATTATTATTCACGTAAATACTGTACACCAATGTACTGTTTTATTCTAATTACTGTTCCAGCAAATactaattactgatttactattcagaaaattacttttacattactgaacaaaaattacttttttatatttactgtacataattactttttacaaaactTAATGTttggaatcactgttcacgtgccagcgcacgtggcggcgcatagggttcacgcgccgccctcaggtagccgcgcgtggggctcacgcgccTCCGTAGCttgcccaccgccgcccaaaactCCCTCCTCTCTTTTCCTCCATCCTTCCACGGCCTAACGCCGTGGCTTGTCCTACTCACTTGCCCTCACGCGCCATCTTAGGCGGCGGTACAAtctctccctcttcctcctccaaatCTCTATAAATCGCCACAATTTCACACAAAATCAAACATAACAATTGATTTACACATTCACTTACCTATATTGAACCCTAAAACAGCCGGGAAGTCGCCGGAGAAGCTTGAACCCAGGCGGCGGTCGAATTCGTGCAAGGGCGAGGCGGCGGCGCTAGTCGAGCTCCAATATTCTTACATGTGGCACCAGGGGCGAGAATCGGTGATGACAAGCTAGCCCCTGTGCTCTGGTCTCGCCGGTGAAGAGCTTGGACGATGGTGGATGTCGCAGAATCCTCGGGTCGTCGCTCGAGTTTCACGGCAGCGAGGACGAGTGCGTCTCACTCGGGGGTTGATGTAGTCTAGCTCACGGAGGTCTTGGAAGCGGCGGTGAGAGCCACGGCTGCCGGTGAGGCGAGATTGCCGAGAGAGATTTCTAAGAGGGAGAGAGACTCGGGGTCGATGGGGTGCGGTTgcgggggagagagagtgaaaATGAAGGTTTCTGTTTTaggaaaccctagtttcctAAAATTCATTTTTATACTTTTTCTAAAATCAGAAACCAACTTTCGtcgctaataactttcacatcgacgtccgattagaaagcgtgacgtgtccacgaattcgtattgacgtgctctacaacttccgtgaaggaagttttggAAACGAACGACAAAAATTGAAGTCAACTAGCAAGTCacaaaacgtaacgtttttccaatttaaatttccgaagacggttccgttttcgttttGACATCGTCGTGAAGcgaaaaatgcgatttattaaattttccaaatttaataattttcagaattcatacaatttgaACCCGAAAATTCAGGTTATTACAATAATCAATTTTCTGAAATATTAACTAGATTAATTAAtttcaaactttttttttgttatatgaTACTTTTTTTGAAAGGGTGTTATATGATACTTTGGTCCGTAGTTATTTGGATACTATTTTATTGGAAAAATTTCTCAACTATTGTAACTTCCAGTTCATAGATCACTTTGGCGCATCAAgttcatataaaaatattctcCATCAAATGAGTATTATTTATTGTTACGTACTCCGACGCTATGGAGGGGGCTGATTGGTCTCTATAGAGAATTAGAGATACAGAGTGTAGGTATTCATTGCTACCAGCAGCTACTTCACATTCAAAGCTGTGTCATTGTGTAATTAACCATTTATATGATTTATATCAAACAGATATACACACAGCACAGCTGCACACACCCTCAATGAAATTTACTACTTCGAATGGTAACTGGTAAGCAGGTAAGGACAGCAAGCATAGCTAAGTTTGTAAACTGCACAATGGACCAACATGCACATGGGTGAGAACTTTTCCAGAATTCATTGATAAATTATTGTGTAGGAGCTAGACATTGCAGTACTCTGGCATTTTTAGTATCTGCATCTGAAATTTATGCATATATTAAATGGTGCAGAACAGTACTGCagaaatttataattgatgatCTTTCCTGATTCAGAACCATTCTTAATGGGTTTGTTCATGAAATGAGAAAGTTGTTCATTCACAACCTTCCTCACTTTTCTCCTTTTGGAAATGCAATGTGTTGTGATTCTTATGCAATGAAGATGCATAATAGATGTGAAAACCTCAGGAAAAAAGAATTTCATTCACGTCATACAATTAATCACACTTCCATGCTCCTTCTTTAAACTGTAATCTTTTCCTTTATGATTATACATTGAATTATATCATCTGCTTATAAGTACACATTTATTTCAGAGTTCATTAGATTACATTCTAGGAAACAAAAATCTGACAGCACTATACTGTCATCAATGACTGTCCCTAGTTATATCTGCAGTTTACAGAGCACTCTTAAGTCTTGACCACTGATCTTGATTCCAGTAGATTATTGACAATACAAGTCATTACTATAGAAATTCATAAGAAGGATCTCGTTTGTGGTATTACTCCTCTAGGACTTTGGTGGACCTTGAACTACATAGCGGAACATGAAGCTGATAATAAgcaattaaaatcatgtattcaGCACACACAAAACCCTGATCAATTAAATTGGCATAAAATTGAAGCACCtgctctagctagctagagggTTTATGTATGCGATACATGCGCTCTTATCTTCTGACAAGAAGATTACAAACAATTCTCACACTACCCTTTACATGAGCAACTTCAAATAATTGATCATATTATTAAGGCGAAGAACTATCAAAAACTTAAGCGAATAATGTGCTGAAATCAATCCTAACAAAGTTGAGATATTCATCATTTAGCCAACTGAATTTCTCCATGAAAGGATTGGCTATACTTTCTGGAGGATAACTATCTATGCACCTTTCCCAAACATTGGCATCATCCAAGTCCCTCAGTACTTCCCAAACAATATTGTTGCACTTAAAACCTGCTCCAAATCCACTCATAAGAATCCGATCACCCTTCTTAAGCCTCTTTTTGGCTTCCATGTATCCTAAAGCATACCAAAACCCGGCAGCTGATGTATTACCGAATCGGAAAAGCGCCATCCTAGAAGGCTCAAGATCATACTCGTTTAATGCTAAGCTCTTGCCAATCCCATCTATAATTGCTCTTCCACCAGGGTGGATACAAAAGTGCTCTATTCCAGCCTTCATATTCAAACCAACTCCCACTGCTTCTAGCTTCTGACTCTTGGTACCCCTTTTCTTCCGCAGCCTTGACTCCACCAGGTACCGGAGTATTTCCCTTAATGGAAGTACTTTTGGCACTAGGACTTGTAGGTTCATTGTGAGAGCAAGAGCTGCTGCTCTAGTGAGGTTTTTGGTAAGCCGAAAACCTGGGTAACCACTATCGTCTTCTAGCTGTATGCAACAGTTGTAAGCATCATCATTTGATCCGATATGTGTTCTTACCAAAGTGTTCAATTTCAGCATAGCTTGGTGCTTAAGGTATCTTCTGTTAGTGAACAGCATCGAACAGCCTCCTGACCGAAACAAACAGTTGGTGAGCATCATCGATTTTTCTTTGCCGCAATACCAATTAGGAGCCATGGACTCCGTGCTCACAACAAGGGCGTATGAGTCTTTGTAGGACTTGAACAAGCCCTGGACAACATCAACAGCCACCAGGCTTGCGCTGCAGCCCATTCCAGAAAGATTGAATGTCTTGATGTCCTCCCTCATATTGTAACGGTTCACTATTCTAGATGTTAGTGAGGGTGAAGGGGAGAACATGGAGACATTGACCACGAGAATGTCAATTTGTGATGGTGAGATTGTAACGTACCTGGCAAAAAGCTTGTCAAGTGTGTTGAAGATGATTTCATCCATCTCAGATAGTGAATCTGCTAGGGTTGGCTTGTCTTCCCGGCCTTGGAGGATGTTCCGTGGGCAGGAAGTTTCCTCACCAATGCCGGAATTGACAATGGTTTTCAACAGAAACCTGAATTCTTCCAGCCCCAGATTCTTGTTTCGCATGACGATTTTCGCACATGAGTCGGTTTGGAGCTTTGTTTCCTCTGTGGGTTTGTAGCACTCATAGGCCAGTAGATAGCAGGATTGGTCTCTCCTTTGGATAAATGACTTAAAGAGACAGCAAAAGCCAAAGAACAGAGAGGCTAGACACATTGTCAAGAGCAACTCCATGGCTAAGCTCACTGTGTGTGCAGTGGCGGATCTTAAAACAATTTATTGGAGGGGCCaaaatttttcaaaaaaaaaaacaatatattcTAGAGAATTTTCAGTGCAATTCGTGCATTTTCACATACAATGTAAACGTTGATTagaaaaacttatatatatacatacacggTGTACCatgaatataaattatttttaatgactaagattgtgttgtatatcATACACGTCGTGCATTCAAGATTTTATGAATAtattccaaattttaaattaaatacTAATTAATACATTATTATACCATAAATATAGGATAATTATAccataattataaaattatataacatAACTACACACAATTATATCATAAAATATAACAATTATATCATAATTATACTATAATTAAGTGACATTTTAAATTTGTTGGGGGGACCATAGGCCCACAACCCCCTCATGCCATGAATTGTTAGAACTTGGAAGAAAGCAAATTTGCCAACTATCTAAATTTTGCACACTTCATGCCTATCTCATAAATTTACGACATGTGTCATCTAGTTTAGCAAGTCTAACCATGGTTAAGAAAAAATAATGCATTGTAATAAAATTTAAGTCTTAATAGAAACACTTATTTAAAACTATTTCTTTTTAGATTAATCAATacttttgatttgtttgagaACGGGAATGACTTTTCATATTCTTTGAATCTCTTAACTTGGGTTCTAGCTCTACtctcatgaaatttcattCAGCTTTCTCTCATAAAGAAGGTATGGAAACTTTGTTCACTACGCCAGACACACACTTAGGTAACGGTAGAAAGTCGTCGCCTGAAGAGCCAAACCGTCGCATCAAGTCTCGCGAGACGAGATAGTCGTTGCTTGTCTCCTAAATTTTAAGTGACAGACTCTTTGATGAAATGACGATTTGGTTTCCGTCTCTTCAATTGAAGCAACGAAGCAGTCGTCGCCTGAATTTAACTCGAGATGGTTCTTTCTAATATTGAAGCTATGAGATTTGTGTTTCCGTCGCTTCAATTGGTtgaattgattaaaaaaataattgttgAACACCATTTCACTTGCTAAACTTGCATATataacacaattggaatccaATCCACAAAAGCACAAGATAAATCAACTTAAACAACATTTGAAACACTACCTACCAATTGTATAGTGTACACAAGTCCCATTCTAGAGAAATTTGTTGCTTGAagcacaaaaaaataaagtacaAAAGAGTGCCTCCATTGCAGCAATGCCTCAAGTACTACGAGCCTGTGCAGCTTGCAAATTCTACAGCAATGCCTCCATCACTTGAAGGCGCtccttgattgattgattttcTTCCCTAATGGCTTGATTTTCCTCCCTCATAGCCTGATATTCCTCTGTTGACTTTTGAGCTTGCTCTTCAGCTTGGGCAGCTACCTCCTTAGCCTGCTGCACGCTCTCCTCGAGCTATCAGGCTCTCCTCAGCTTCTTGAGTGTTGATGATGGTCCGTGCTCCTCCACGTCTCTTTGCGGTCCATTTTAGAGCTCTTCCTATGCCTGCAATATAACAATACTATCAGTAAATTAACGCTGCATTAAAATGTTCAAAGACACAATCTCTACTCTATTAAAAACAGTGCCTCTAATTTTTATCCCTTTTCTTTCTCCCAAAGACTACTTGATTAGATCTAATTGATCATCAAGTGGGACTGGTTCCACATTCCCCGGGCCTGCATCCCCCCGTACTTATATCAACTCATCAACCTTCCTCTTCAACTCTCCTTGCCAAAAGCAAAACTAACATGTTTTCCCATAAAAATCAATTTCACTATAACACAATAATCAGTAGGGATATCACTTCAAATGTTGTCACCTACACCTAGCTTGATTCAAATGGAGGCAATGCCTTAGTTTCTGTTCCCTAACCTAGATTACTAAAGGATATTACGATTAGAACATGCTTACAAAGATTAGAACAAGCCACCACTTTTTAACAAATATCTTAACCACCTATATCTCTACCTCATTAATAAATCCACATATCAGCAAACAAGAATTATATTCATCCTTCCAAATTAGGGAAAACCAATGCCGCAAACCAACCAACTAAATAAAACACCAAAACAGTAACATGCTTACAAAAATCGAAATACTCACCACTTTATGCCTCTCGTTCTTGTTAGGTAGGTAAGCATTCATTACAACCGCACAGTACAAGGCAAGATGTCCTTgctttaaatgctcatctgcCCTATGATAAGAGGTTTTGATACGGAGTGGTGGTTGATCGGCTCCGGGTTTTTGTTCTGATTTTCCTCGTTGCGCACGTTTatgacctatatatatatatatatatgagttagaACAGCTCAAATTATAAAATGAATATCAAAATTATGTGTAAGCTTGTACTAATAAATTACTTAATGATTGGTGACCAAGTAGTCCCACTGATCAGGACAGTGAATGAATTCAAGGGGAACAACATCCCCGTGTTTGTCAAAGTGCTTGTGGCACTTATATTTCCAATCATTGTACCTTTGATATGATTTTTGGTCAATGAAGTCCCACATTTTGACATCCCTTCTTAGTATATCATAGTAGTTATgccaaacataaaaaaataaatgcaTATTATAACCTTAAATATAATTAACAAGAGACAAAGTGAAATTtataaaatcaaaaaatcaAACACGTTTACCTCCAAGTATTTCTCAACAGCCTCTTTTTGATAATCATCGAGCTCATAAAATGTAGGTGCAAGCATTGGCACGTGCGCCTTAATAGCGGCGCCAATGTCACGGACTAGGAAGCTACGGTTATCATTTGAGTGAGGTCTGCCGTGGAAATCCAACCACACAAGCTTGATTTTTCCTCCAATGGCCTGCACCATTTGTGATGTCTTGTTGCTTATCACAACATGATGTTTCAAAACTACACTCTCTGCACATAACAATGAATGAGTAATTTGACCCAGTTGTTGACAGAAACTAACTCATAAAGCATTAAAGCATAATAGTAACTAGTAATCTATGATCGATGTCGATATGAAATATCAATATGTGATGTCAGTATGTGAAAAAATAAGCAGAACAAGGGCATACATACACTGGAACAACAAGTCGATGAACATTCACGCTCAAAAGAATACTTATAAATGGTTTTTTTAACTCATACGCATTGCAGGGTTCTCTTGAACTGGAAGTTAAACTCCATATATCAACCATATGCTCTTGTTTATAGGAAATTTACCAAACTTTATAAAAGATTAAAAGGTACAAGTCCATTGAGTCAATCAAACACAAATATAATCAAGAAGTTTATCTTTCTAGGCCATGCACACAAAAGCCATTGTCTAACATCAATTTCTATTTGGAAAAGACTTGGCAGCTTTGATGAAACCTAAAGGGAATCAACAATGCAGTTTGCGTTCCCTAAGTCAGTATCTATCCCAAGTAACCTTTCTTTGCATGAATACTCAAACATCACTGTTTTTGAAATCTCCCCTATACAATCCTTTCATTTATACAATTCTGAGATTACTAAAGTCACAAACACACCAGAAGCACAACTCGGCCCCTTCATTTATACAATTCTGAGGTCCTAAAATTAAACCCAGATGGAAAATCACACAAAGCTCTAAACTTTACGATCACATAAAACAATAACATCAAACACATACTAAGAAAGAACATAACtttaactaatatatacacacaAAGAGCTAGAAATAGAGAAACAAACCTGGGCTGGTTTGGGTGTTCTTGTACCGAATGCTCAGTGGGCTGCGACGGGGGCTTCGCCACTAGTCATGGCGGAGTTGGCAGTGATTGATGTGTTGATGAGTGGGTGAGGCGGTAGAGATTGAGCAGTGGTGGTGTTGCGGAGGAGAGGGCAAGTATGCGTTGGAGAGCGGAGGAGACGACGCATCATGTGTATCATCCAGTTGAGCTTGTAAGGCGGCAGCTGCTCGCCGAGCTTGTTAGTGGAGAAGGCGGGCTGACTTTGGAGGCATCGCCGGAGATTGGGGTGGAGTAGAGAGAGATTGTGGTGGAGGGGTGCTTAGGGAGTTAGAGTTCAAGCGACGATGTGAAGTGGTTTATATGTATCCATTAAAGCAAAGAGTTTAGATAAAGTCGTCGCCTGAATTTTTTAAGTCGTCACCTGAGTTTTTAAACattcaatttaaaatttggcGAAAGCATTCAGGTGTTGTGCAACCAATGTCAACTATTCAAATTTTGGGTTAAATTTTTGGCACAAACACTCAGGCGACGGAAGCAAATGATAATATTTTGTTGCCTCAAATTTAATGTTGTATGCTCTTGCTGTGTATATTTTTGGATAAATTGATGCATTAAAATCAAACATAATTTCCTTCAAACAAATAATTCGATATGTTCATCATGTTTTGATATCATTAATAGTGAGTGTGAGGTACTTAATAAAACATGATATGAACAAAATATGTTAGACATgatcaataataataataatcatcatcatcatcatcatcatcatcatcatcatcatcatcatcatcatcatcatcatcttcttcttcttcttcttcttcttcttcttcttcttcttcttcttcttcttcttttactAACCAGAGCATAACAGAGT
This genomic interval carries:
- the LOC126801945 gene encoding 3-ketoacyl-CoA synthase 19-like, encoding MELLLTMCLASLFFGFCCLFKSFIQRRDQSCYLLAYECYKPTEETKLQTDSCAKIVMRNKNLGLEEFRFLLKTIVNSGIGEETSCPRNILQGREDKPTLADSLSEMDEIIFNTLDKLFARYVTISPSQIDILVVNVSMFSPSPSLTSRIVNRYNMREDIKTFNLSGMGCSASLVAVDVVQGLFKSYKDSYALVVSTESMAPNWYCGKEKSMMLTNCLFRSGGCSMLFTNRRYLKHQAMLKLNTLVRTHIGSNDDAYNCCIQLEDDSGYPGFRLTKNLTRAAALALTMNLQVLVPKVLPLREILRYLVESRLRKKRGTKSQKLEAVGVGLNMKAGIEHFCIHPGGRAIIDGIGKSLALNEYDLEPSRMALFRFGNTSAAGFWYALGYMEAKKRLKKGDRILMSGFGAGFKCNNIVWEVLRDLDDANVWERCIDSYPPESIANPFMEKFSWLNDEYLNFVRIDFSTLFA